In Podospora pseudoanserina strain CBS 124.78 chromosome 5, whole genome shotgun sequence, a single window of DNA contains:
- a CDS encoding hypothetical protein (EggNog:ENOG503P88C; antiSMASH:Cluster_11; COG:S) — translation MHRHQHSQRRVPSTREVIPGAPVNIVLKVDQPTGRTVSGLVKDVLTKGEHHRGIKVRLVDGRVGRVQSMTSSPTSSTAGADGDDALPDQGVPTTEFDIRERGGRRGRGRYHAGPTDWREEERPSEQVGLDAYIKPAKPKRGGKRSGSATATADTAQSFDEFSVAGQQTSTCPVCNNFTGDATAIAHHVASHFDD, via the coding sequence ATGCATCGCCATCAGCATTCCCAACGACGAGTCCCCTCCACCAGGGAGGTCATCCCGGGTGCGCCGGTCAATATCGTGCTCAAAGTTGACCAGCCCACAGGTCGCACCGTGTCTGGACTTGTCAAGGATGTGCTGACCAAAGGGGAACATCATCGCGGCATCAAGGTCAGGCTTGTTGACGGCCGCGTCGGGAGAGTACAGAGCATgacatcttcaccaacatcatcaaccgcTGGCGCTGACGGCGATGACGCGCTACCAGACCAGGGAGTTCCAACAACCGAGTTTGACatcagagagagaggtggacgtagggggaggggaagataTCATGCTGGGCCGACAGATTGGCGGGAAGAGGAAAGACCCTCGGAACAGGTTGGACTGGATGCTTACATCAAGCCCGCCAAACCAAAGCgtggaggaaaaagaagcgggTCAGCGACAGCAACTGCGGACACTGCCCAGTCATTCGACGAATTCTCTGTGGCGGGGCAGCAGACATCCACTTGTCCTGTTTGCAACAACTTCACTGGAGATGCAACAGCCATTGCGCACCATGTGGCTAGCCATTTCGATGATTAA
- a CDS encoding hypothetical protein (COG:F; COG:H; EggNog:ENOG503NUT9): MAKMNTGIAYVILTRRPSLQSFGRRRPCGVAIIITSKTVSPCRMAGSTVGFDGIVDGSDINWHHVSPLQLPSRATLQSWLHPTMTLHERIKSKTTRQGWVLPRQTTSFADPGAWTNVDCDVTPLNRRTWSAWTMFGYWFSDALNAQSWMAPASIIALGLTWREAIVCIIFGSLVCTVPLVLNGMVGARLHIPFPVAMRASFGWYFSRFAVVTRAITALFWHAIQTYTGSTAMTQIIRSIWPSYLDIPNNIPDSVGITTQGMISHLIFWLVQFPILLIPPHKLKWFFVAKCVLVITTSVAVVITMTSKAGGAGDIWNLPYGVHGTDRSWLILSSLSSITGGWATMATNIPDFTRYLKADKGVYWQVAFLPGIQLMLGLFGIICCSASKVVYGKYIWDPLEIASHWDGPSGRAGAFFVGLCWVVAQIGTNLSANVISCANDIMCLWPKYLNIRRGVIITTVIAGWVMQPWKIIHSAQSLLAFMAGLGIFLAPIAAMLSADYWVVQKQMYDIPGLYRAHGRYRFNKWGTNWRAAVAFLISVVPSIPGMAASVDPSIKGTIGDADKLYFMFYFWGYTSAFLVYIGLSYFFPAPETHIAATIYEDSDIISAAEGFDKGDSELGDEKKMGEKDVVSSV; encoded by the exons ATGGCAAAGATGAACACAGGCATCGCTTATGTTATCTTGACCCGGCGGCCATCTCTGCAATCTTTTGGCCGCCGGCGCCCTTGCGGGGTtgctatcatcatcaccagcaagaCAGTTTCACCATGCCGGATGGCGGGCTCAACCGTGGGCTTCGACGGTATCGTCGATGGCTCGGACATAAATTGGCATCATGTCTCACCTCTACAACTCCCAAGCAGAGCAACACTGCAGTCTTGGTTACACCCCACCATGACGCTCCACGAAAGAATCAAGTCCAAAACCACCAGGCAAGGTTGGGTTCTACCTCGTCAGACCACTTCCTTTGCCGACCCTGGAGCCTGGACCAACGTTGACTGCGATGTCACCCCCCTCAATCGTCGGACCTGGTCGGCATGGACCATGTTTGGATACTGGTTCAGTGATGCACTCAACGCCCAAAGCTGGATGGCACCCGCTTCTATCATCGCTCTCGGGCTCACCTGGCGTGAGGCCATTGTTTGCATCATCTTTGGCAGTCTCGTCTGCACTGTTCCCCTGGTGTTGAATGGCATGGTCGGTGCTCGGCTTCATATCCCCTTTCCCGTCGCCATGAGAGCCTCATTTGGCTGGTACTTCTCTCGATTTGCAGTGGTGACGAGGGCTATCACGGCCTTGTTCTGGCATGCTATTCAGACTTACACCGGATCGACTGCCATGACACAGATCATCCGATCCATTTGGCCATCCTATCTCGACATTCCCAACAACATTCCAGATAGTGTTGGAATCACCACGCAGGGAATGATATCGCACTTGATCTTCTGGCTAGTGCAGTTTCCTATCCTGCTCATCCCGCCGCACAAGCTCAAGTGGTTCTTTGTAGCCAAGTGTG TGCTTGTCATCACTACCTCAGTTGCCGTGGTCATCACAATGACGTCCAAGGCTGGTGGTGCAGGGGATATCTGGAACCTTCCGTATGGTGTTCATGGCACGGATAGATCATGGTTGATCTTGTCTTCTCTgtcctccatcaccggcggCTGGGCAACAATGGCGACCAACATACCCGACTTCACACGGTATCTCAAAGCAGACAAGGGTGTCTACTGGCAAGTTGCCTTTTTGCCAGGCATCCAGCTCATGCTGGGACTCTTCGGCATCATCTGCTGCTCTGCTTCCAAGGTTGTTTATGGAAAG TACATCTGGGATCCTCTCGAAATTGCTTCTCACTGGGACGGCCCCTCTGGTCGGGCTGGCGCCTTCTTTGTAGGACTCTGCTGGGTAGTAGCCCAGATTGGTACCAATCTTTCTGCCAATGTCATCAGCTGTGCCAACGACATCATGTGTCTTTGGCCCAAGTACCTCAACATCAGACGTGGAGTTATCATCACGACAGTAATTGCGGGCTGGGTCATGCAGCCTTGGAAGATTATCCACTCTGCTCAGTCTCTCCTCGCATTCATGGCGGGATTAGGAATTTTCCTGGCACCGATTGCAGCAATGCTCAGCGCAGACTACTGGGTTGTACAAAAGCAAATGTATGACATTCCGGGCCTATACCGAGCACATGGAAGGTACCGGTTCAACAAATGGGGTACGAACTGGAGGGCAGCGGTGGCATTCTTGATCAGTGTCGTGCCCAGCATCCCTGGGAT GGCTGCTTCTGTTGACCCGTCGATCAAAGGCACGATTGGGGACGCCGATAAGCTTTATTTCATGTTTTATTTCTGGGGATACACAAGTGCGTTTTTGGTATATATTGGCCTGAGTTATTTTTTTCCTGCTCCAGAGACACATATTGCCGCAACGATTTATGAAGATTCGGACATCATCTCAGCCGCGGAGGGTTTTGACAAGGGCGATTCCGAGCTCGGGGATGAGAAAAAGATGGGTGAGAAAGATGTTGTGAGTTCTGTTTGA
- a CDS encoding hypothetical protein (COG:J; EggNog:ENOG503NUG3), producing the protein MAPALKTTLALQDAKPYAFECPTATTALIIIDIQRDFVDPGGFGSIQCGNDAVFSRARAIVPVVKKLLDAFRSFGGHVIHTREGHEPGLADLPAAKRLRQTSNPVGHHSLGIGDQGPMGKLLVRGEYGHDIVDELTPWPDETVIDKPGKGSFWGTNIHRILLARGITHLVFAGVTTECCVSTTLRECADRGYQCIVLEDCTQGFDAQQVTTSLDIISGQDGLFGFVGNSPDFFQAIDRASAKALTQGLALTPPATPMGNEDSEPRFGFLPGESVPSVDQLLTDYRQSIRCPVEVIKSLYKRINQYKNVDPAVWIHLEPEANVLHAATKLVNKYKGKPLPSLYGIPFSVKDTIDVAGVPTTAACPSYAYTPQVSATAVRRVLDAGALFIGKVNLDQLATGLSGCRSPYGTPHSVFSDKHISGGSSSGSCVSVGERLVSFGLATDTAGSGRVPAAFNGIVGFKPTKGTVSARGLVPACRTLDTITVVAPSITEARKVWQVIAHHDPEDPYSKLPHTLPTWHIDYRGPRVGGFTFAVPPPTILKVCKKEYRELFSSAVSALQSCGGTLKEVKYTPFSAAGDLLYDGSLLHERIHCIGHRFLQSNLPDMHPVIRELFDKAMSNPPSVYDAFRDQALQARLTREVQGVFDVLNGGVDVLVVPTTTQHPTIKEMEADPLKLNSELGTFTHCANVVDLCGVSVPAGTWLWGQEGDERKMPFGITILSGSGYDAKVLDIAGVFEEEMMQRETFRL; encoded by the exons ATGGCACCAGCACTCAAGACCACTCTGGCTCTGCAAGATGCCAAACCCTATGCCTTCGAGTGTCCTACAGCAACGACCGCCTTAATCATCATCGATATCCAACGGGACTTTGTTGACCCCGGTGGTTTCGGCTCCATACAATGTGGCAACGACGCCGTCTTTTCCAGAGCACGCGCAATTGTCCCTGTTGTCAAGAAACTGCTTGACGCCTTTCGATCGTTTGGAGGGCATGTGATTCACACGCGTGAAGGACATGAACCGGGTCTTGCTGATCTACCTGCCGCCAAACGGCTCCGTCAAACTTCCAACCCAGTCGGTCACCATAGTCTGGGAATTGGTGATCAGGGACCCATGGGCAAGCTCCTCGTCCGAGGAGAATATGGCCACGATATCGTGGATGAACTCACCCCCTGGCCAGATGAGACAGTCATTGACAAGCCAGGAAAAGGAAGCTTTTGGGGCACGAATATTCACAGGATCTTGCTTGCACGTGGAATAACCCATCTAGTATTTGCGGGAGTAACAACAGA GTGCTGTGTCAGTACAACACTGCGCGAATGTGCTGACCGAGGCTATCAATGCATTGTGTTGGAAGACTGCACGCAGGGGTTCGATGCTCAGCAGGTGACCACATCACTAGACATTATTTCAGGGCAAGATGGATTGTTTGGGTTCGTCGGCAACAGCCCAGACTTTTTCCAAGCAATCGACCGAGCATCAGCCAAAGCCTTGACCCAAGGGCTGGCACTGACGCCGCCTGCAACACCCATGGGAAACGAGGACTCGGAACCTCGCTTCGGTTTCCTTCCAGGCGAAAGCGTTCCATCAGTCGACCAGTTGTTGACTGATTACCGACAAAGTATCCGGTGCCCCGTCGAAGTCATCAAGTCTCTGTACAAACGAATCAACCAGTACAAAAACGTGGATCCAGCGGTCTGGATTCACCTTGAGCCCGAAGCGAACGTGCTGCATGCAGCAACCAAGCTAGTCAACAAGTACAAGGGAAAGCCGTTACCATCATTATATGGTATTCCCTTTTCGGTCAAAGACACCATCGATGTCGCGGGAGTGCCAACAACAGCGGCCTGTCCGAGTTATGCATACACTCCTCAAGTGAGTGCTACAGCAGTCCGACGTGTGCTCGATGCCGGCGCGTTGTTCATCGGCAAAGTGAACCTTGACCAGCTAGCCACTGGCCTGTCTGGCTGTCGCTCCCCATATGGAACCCCCCACAGTGTCTTTAGCGACAAGCACATATCCGGTGGCTCTTCCTCTGGATCATGTGTTTCGGTCGGGGAGAGACTCGTGTCGTTCGGTCTCGCAACAGACACCGCTGGTAGTGGTCGAGTCCCAGCTGCATTTAATGGGATCGTTGGCTTCAAGCCCACCAAAGGGACTGTTTCCGCTCGCGGTCTTGTCCCGGCCTGCCGCACGCTCGACACAATTACCGTCGTTGCTCCCTCTATTACCGAGGCTCGCAAAGTCTGGCAAGTCATTGCACATCATGACCCGGAGGATCCATACTCCAAACTTCCCCATACGCTTCCTACATGGCACATTGACTACCGAGGCCCGCGTGTTGGTGGGTTCACCTTTGCCgttcctccaccaacaaTCCTAAAAGTCTGCAAAAAAGAATACCGGGAGCTGTTCTCCTCTGCCGTCTCAGCACTGCAATCATGCGGAGGTACGCTCAAGGAAGTAAAGTacacccccttttctgctgctggagacCTCCTCTACGATGGAAGTCTCCTACACGAGCGCATTCATTGCATTGGCCACCGGTTCCTACAGTCCAACTTACCCGACATGCATCCTGTGATCAGAGAGCTGTTTGACAAAGCCATGTCAAACCCCCCGTCGGTATACGATGCGTTCCGCGACCAGGCTCTTCAGGCGCGGCTGACAAGGGAGGTGCAAGGTGTCTTTGATGTGCTAAACGGTGGGGTAGATGTTCTCGTGGTGCCGACTACCACGCAgcaccccaccatcaaggagatggaggctgATCCGTTGAAATTGAATAGTGAGCTGGGGACTTTTACGCATTGTGCAAATGTGGTGGATTTGTGTGGTGTCTCGGTACCAGCAGGGACTTGGTTGTGGGGACAAGAAGGTGATGAGCGGAAGATGCCTTTTGGCATCACAATCTTGAGCGGGAGCGGGTATGATGCAAAGGTTTTGGATATTGCCGGGgtctttgaggaggagatgatgcaGCGCGAGACTTTCAGACTATGA